Proteins co-encoded in one Nitratireductor kimnyeongensis genomic window:
- a CDS encoding trans-sulfuration enzyme family protein has protein sequence MSDLTDCVVTPRVATDGFDPLGVGVHRGSTIVFSDAAAYASRGERGDKGYSYGLYGTPTTRTLEEKLSRLEQAARTFLVPSGQAANAIAAMALVEAGQHLLLADTVYPPMRDFALNDLSRLGVSVEFFDPTDLDDLKSKIRPETRLVWCESPGSTTMEVMDLPAAAEIAHEGGALLGVDNTWATPLNLKPLTLGADLVTEALTKYVSGHSDVLLGSISVRDPELASPIKAAIGRMGIGASPDDASLVLRGLETLGVRLRHSEAVARRFCERLTKHPMIDKTLFPALQSFSGHALFQRDFLGASGVFTLTFTEELAPHVWPALDRLRLFAIGASWGGTRSLVAPMPVRGNRSVTQWSGADITLRISIGLEDEAELWEDMERFLAALEEFSTAANAAQ, from the coding sequence ATGAGTGATTTGACAGATTGTGTTGTCACGCCGCGGGTCGCCACAGATGGTTTCGACCCATTGGGCGTGGGGGTGCATCGCGGATCGACGATCGTATTCTCCGATGCCGCAGCCTATGCAAGCCGCGGCGAACGTGGGGACAAGGGATATTCCTACGGGCTCTACGGAACCCCCACGACACGCACATTGGAAGAGAAACTCTCCAGGCTTGAGCAGGCCGCGCGAACGTTTCTCGTCCCCTCGGGCCAGGCAGCGAACGCAATCGCCGCCATGGCGCTTGTCGAGGCAGGGCAGCACTTGCTTCTGGCCGATACGGTCTATCCCCCAATGCGCGATTTCGCACTCAATGACCTCTCGCGTCTCGGCGTGTCGGTGGAATTCTTCGACCCGACAGATCTTGACGATCTGAAGTCAAAGATACGTCCGGAGACACGTCTGGTCTGGTGTGAAAGCCCCGGCTCAACGACGATGGAAGTGATGGACCTCCCTGCCGCCGCAGAAATAGCGCATGAAGGCGGTGCGCTTCTGGGCGTGGACAACACGTGGGCAACACCGCTCAACCTCAAGCCCCTGACGCTGGGCGCGGATCTCGTGACCGAAGCGCTGACGAAATATGTTTCCGGTCACTCCGATGTGTTGCTGGGTTCCATATCGGTGCGCGATCCAGAGCTTGCATCTCCGATCAAGGCGGCGATCGGTCGTATGGGTATCGGTGCATCTCCCGACGACGCATCCCTTGTGCTGCGCGGGTTGGAGACGCTGGGAGTCCGGCTGCGCCATAGCGAGGCGGTGGCGCGGCGCTTCTGCGAGCGGCTCACCAAGCATCCGATGATAGACAAGACGCTTTTTCCTGCTCTGCAGAGCTTCTCGGGCCACGCGCTCTTTCAACGGGATTTTCTGGGTGCAAGCGGGGTTTTCACCCTTACATTCACCGAAGAGTTGGCCCCTCACGTCTGGCCCGCCCTCGACAGACTTCGGCTGTTTGCGATTGGCGCCTCGTGGGGCGGGACGCGCAGTCTCGTTGCCCCCATGCCGGTGCGCGGAAATCGCAGCGTTACGCAATGGTCCGGTGCGGACATCACTCTGCGTATCTCCATCGGCCTCGAGGACGAAGCCGAGTTATGGGAAGACATGGAGCGCTTTCTGGCCGCGCTCGAGGAGTTCAGCACCGCTGCCAATGCCGCGCAGTGA
- a CDS encoding Bug family tripartite tricarboxylate transporter substrate binding protein, translating into MNNWRSILKRAGGVATTVALAALATSSFAQDDHYAGKTINMIVGGNAGGGFDTYARILANHMADHIPGNPEILVQNMPGAGSALAAEYVYASKNTDGTLIGAIYPGAIVAPLFDSSFNGRYKPTEFVYLGTANSANRVCGFMDTAAASSFEKAATEKVVLGGDAPGGSIYDYGRLLSNLTDAQIEVIPGYTGTRDIILAMERGELDGLCGISWSSLKNQARPLIEAGRLNVVVQIALEPGDELNEMGVPEVWNFVSEENEPVLRLVVNQQAFGRPYVLSPDTPPELAEVLRNAFDATMKDEDYLAEASKAQIEIAPGSGGYIQSLVEEMFAADEALVERARLAIAPPE; encoded by the coding sequence GTGAACAACTGGAGAAGCATCTTGAAGCGGGCAGGGGGTGTCGCAACCACCGTTGCGCTCGCTGCCTTGGCAACCTCGTCTTTCGCTCAAGACGATCACTATGCCGGCAAAACGATCAACATGATCGTCGGCGGCAATGCCGGCGGCGGATTTGATACCTATGCCCGCATTTTGGCCAATCATATGGCGGACCACATTCCGGGCAATCCCGAGATTCTGGTTCAGAATATGCCAGGCGCCGGCAGCGCTCTCGCAGCCGAGTACGTTTATGCGAGCAAGAACACAGACGGAACTCTGATCGGCGCAATTTATCCAGGCGCGATTGTAGCCCCCTTGTTCGATTCCAGCTTCAACGGCCGCTACAAGCCGACCGAGTTCGTTTATCTGGGGACTGCGAATTCTGCCAATCGGGTTTGCGGGTTCATGGATACCGCGGCTGCAAGCAGCTTCGAGAAGGCGGCAACCGAAAAGGTGGTGTTGGGTGGTGATGCGCCTGGCGGATCGATTTACGATTACGGCCGGCTTCTGAGCAATCTCACCGACGCTCAGATCGAGGTCATCCCTGGCTATACCGGCACGCGCGATATTATTCTCGCCATGGAGCGTGGAGAGCTCGACGGATTGTGTGGCATCTCCTGGTCCAGCCTCAAAAACCAGGCTCGCCCGCTCATCGAGGCCGGTAGGCTCAATGTCGTGGTCCAGATCGCGTTGGAGCCGGGTGATGAGTTGAACGAAATGGGCGTGCCCGAAGTCTGGAACTTCGTTTCGGAAGAAAACGAACCCGTGCTTCGTCTCGTGGTCAACCAACAGGCCTTTGGCCGCCCCTATGTGCTCTCGCCTGACACGCCGCCCGAGCTGGCAGAGGTGCTCAGGAACGCATTCGATGCCACTATGAAGGACGAGGATTATCTGGCTGAAGCCTCCAAGGCCCAGATCGAGATCGCACCGGGCTCTGGCGGATATATCCAGTCACTGGTGGAGGAAATGTTCGCCGCCGATGAGGCACTGGTCGAGCGCGCCCGCTTGGCGATAGCTCCGCCCGAATGA
- a CDS encoding M20 family metallopeptidase, whose product MNSNNPVASPARLDALEFLQEAVRCNTISSTGNEIVLARMIKARLDALGVDCDILEEDGQQANLVATLRGQGAGNKPGPRLVLSGHLDTVPIGDATWTHDPFSAAIDEGRIYGRGTADMKGGLFALLFAFMKQKDLAPDLWNGELIFAATFGEEIGALGASTMVGKKQIPRFDAMIVAEPTDNRLVIAHKGVIWLRVTSFGKTAHGSMPGSGTNAVDKLHLFYDRLQSLDLGPTTTPLLSEPTFAVTTFNGGGAPNVIPDHCQMTIDIRTVPGQDQQDVVAQIEALAAALADEDPEARFEVECALNLPGLLTDEAAPIVRICQQVLARRTPGAEAVRGAQYFTDASAFGAHGDDIVILGPGAPEQAHQTDEHLLVDDFFNAIDIYGEIIAQYFSQN is encoded by the coding sequence TTGAATTCTAACAATCCCGTGGCGTCGCCGGCACGGCTTGATGCGCTCGAATTTCTTCAAGAGGCAGTGCGTTGCAACACCATTTCATCGACCGGCAACGAAATCGTTTTGGCTCGCATGATCAAGGCACGCCTGGACGCTCTTGGGGTCGACTGCGATATCCTTGAAGAGGATGGGCAACAGGCAAATCTGGTCGCCACCTTGCGGGGGCAGGGCGCGGGGAACAAACCTGGTCCACGCCTCGTCCTGAGTGGGCATCTGGATACCGTGCCGATCGGTGATGCCACCTGGACACACGATCCCTTCTCGGCCGCGATTGATGAGGGTCGCATCTACGGGCGCGGCACAGCGGACATGAAAGGCGGCCTTTTCGCTCTGCTGTTTGCGTTTATGAAACAGAAAGACCTCGCGCCTGATCTTTGGAATGGCGAATTGATCTTCGCGGCCACGTTCGGCGAAGAGATCGGTGCGCTTGGCGCATCGACGATGGTCGGCAAAAAGCAGATACCCCGATTTGACGCAATGATCGTGGCGGAGCCGACCGACAACCGTCTTGTCATTGCGCATAAGGGTGTGATCTGGCTTCGGGTGACCAGCTTCGGCAAAACCGCACATGGCTCGATGCCCGGATCCGGCACAAACGCTGTCGACAAGCTTCATCTGTTTTATGACCGCCTCCAATCCCTTGATCTCGGCCCCACGACGACGCCATTGCTGTCTGAGCCCACATTTGCCGTCACGACGTTCAATGGTGGTGGTGCACCCAATGTCATTCCCGACCACTGCCAGATGACCATCGACATCCGGACGGTGCCGGGGCAGGACCAACAGGATGTGGTGGCCCAGATCGAGGCGCTTGCCGCAGCACTTGCAGATGAGGATCCCGAAGCGCGTTTCGAGGTGGAGTGCGCGCTCAATCTTCCGGGCCTGCTGACGGATGAGGCGGCACCGATTGTCCGCATCTGCCAACAGGTTCTCGCAAGACGCACGCCCGGTGCCGAAGCCGTGCGGGGGGCACAGTATTTCACCGATGCTTCGGCCTTTGGTGCGCATGGCGATGACATCGTCATCCTCGGCCCCGGAGCGCCTGAGCAGGCGCATCAGACCGACGAGCACCTCCTCGTCGACGACTTTTTCAACGCGATCGATATCTACGGAGAGATCATCGCGCAGTACTTCAGCCAGAACTAA
- a CDS encoding PucR family transcriptional regulator — protein MALPAMQEGCLLAGQLGLDRVVKTATVLDAPDAVRWLRGEELALTSTYPLLQLRHSLDHFVEELVEHGASGLGLKLNRYMKRVPQKMIDCANALNFPIIVVPEDVAWVEIITPVMSNYFEVKAETVSQTERFGERLGKLSLVDSTLQDLLDDLNALLANPVIVASPMDGLVLHAPSKPSKDIADARALLVEEGWPSETIQSHKTFTRRTGHRTSIVFTPYEQSGGMTGTLVVVEQNRKLTSEDLDHLGYAKVLVSLKVRQIRADQSTVFERQNELVLSLIDRTLGSQTYAALTARYSAIGKHLHARYVGIVVAFHDTAADRLLGLSNALRVHFSQHGETITGVIANNRVVLMVAEEEEGLCQPDFFKEQVDEGLKRMGASDVLWSAGISQVTDVEHFYRAYEQAVQALEHGRSTSRTGGVYLYDDTGFYRLFSRSSMQPDVNRFVHEWLGTLIDHDKQHRVDLIETFRVFLDANGNYRETARVLNLHHNTVRYRISQITELTGKKALQPKLRLHYHLALKLLPLVS, from the coding sequence ATGGCCCTGCCAGCGATGCAGGAGGGCTGTCTCCTTGCCGGACAATTGGGGCTGGACCGGGTTGTCAAAACCGCAACAGTGCTCGATGCGCCGGACGCCGTACGCTGGCTGCGGGGTGAGGAACTCGCTCTGACCTCGACCTATCCGCTGCTGCAACTGCGCCACAGCCTCGATCATTTCGTCGAAGAACTCGTGGAGCATGGAGCGTCGGGACTCGGTCTGAAGCTCAACCGCTACATGAAGCGCGTGCCGCAAAAGATGATCGACTGTGCGAACGCGCTCAACTTTCCCATAATCGTGGTTCCCGAAGATGTGGCATGGGTCGAGATCATCACGCCGGTCATGTCGAACTATTTCGAGGTGAAAGCGGAGACCGTTTCTCAAACCGAACGCTTTGGAGAGAGGTTGGGGAAGCTGTCCCTCGTCGATTCGACGCTGCAGGATCTGCTCGATGATCTCAACGCCCTGCTCGCCAATCCGGTGATTGTGGCCAGCCCCATGGATGGCCTCGTGCTGCATGCTCCCAGCAAGCCCAGCAAGGATATCGCCGACGCCCGGGCCCTTCTAGTGGAAGAAGGATGGCCGAGCGAAACCATACAATCCCACAAGACATTTACCCGCAGGACCGGTCATCGCACGAGCATTGTCTTCACACCCTATGAGCAGTCTGGCGGAATGACCGGGACGCTCGTCGTTGTCGAACAAAACCGCAAACTGACCAGTGAGGACCTCGACCATTTGGGCTACGCCAAGGTTCTGGTCTCCCTGAAGGTTCGTCAGATCAGGGCTGATCAGAGCACGGTTTTCGAACGGCAGAACGAGTTGGTTCTGTCGTTGATCGACCGCACACTCGGTTCGCAGACCTATGCCGCATTGACCGCGCGTTACAGTGCGATCGGCAAGCATCTTCATGCACGCTATGTGGGAATTGTGGTTGCTTTTCATGACACCGCTGCCGATCGTCTGCTTGGCCTTTCCAATGCCTTGAGAGTGCATTTCTCTCAACATGGCGAAACCATCACCGGGGTCATCGCCAACAACCGTGTCGTGCTGATGGTTGCCGAGGAGGAAGAAGGGCTGTGTCAGCCCGACTTCTTCAAGGAACAGGTGGATGAAGGGTTGAAGAGGATGGGGGCGAGTGATGTCCTGTGGTCGGCAGGCATCAGCCAGGTGACGGACGTCGAACATTTCTACCGCGCTTATGAGCAGGCTGTGCAAGCGCTTGAACATGGCCGAAGCACGAGCAGGACAGGCGGTGTGTATCTTTATGATGACACCGGATTCTACCGTCTTTTCTCGAGAAGTTCCATGCAGCCGGACGTGAACCGGTTCGTGCATGAATGGCTCGGAACGCTCATCGACCATGACAAGCAACACCGTGTCGACCTGATTGAAACGTTCCGTGTTTTCCTGGATGCGAATGGCAACTACCGGGAGACGGCGCGGGTGTTGAATCTACATCACAACACGGTGCGCTATCGCATCTCCCAAATCACCGAACTGACAGGCAAGAAAGCGCTACAGCCGAAATTGCGCTTGCATTACCACCTTGCTCTGAAGCTTCTTCCACTTGTCTCCTGA
- a CDS encoding amino acid ABC transporter ATP-binding protein: MSNPAMSDDLSVSLEGIHKFFGKVHALRGVDLRIGRGEVCVAIGPSGSGKSTLLRCINQLEEISAGRVRINGELQGYVERNGRLHELSPRQIDKQRRLTGMVFQRFNLFPHKTALQNVTEGPIQVRRIARAEANRRGKELLDRVGLADLADRYPNQLSGGQQQRVAIARALAMDPEVMLFDEPTSALDPELVGEVLDVIKDLARSGMTMMLVTHEIGFAREVGDHLVFMDHGMIVEEGVPKEMLENPKSTRTKAFLSKVL, encoded by the coding sequence ATGTCTAATCCCGCCATGTCTGATGACCTTTCCGTCTCGCTTGAGGGCATTCACAAATTCTTCGGAAAGGTTCACGCGCTGCGTGGCGTCGATCTCAGGATCGGGCGGGGTGAGGTTTGCGTAGCGATCGGCCCCTCTGGCTCGGGCAAATCGACCCTGTTGCGCTGTATCAACCAGCTTGAGGAGATTTCGGCCGGGCGCGTGAGGATCAATGGCGAATTGCAGGGCTATGTCGAGCGCAATGGACGTTTGCACGAACTGTCTCCCCGACAGATCGACAAACAGCGGCGACTGACCGGTATGGTGTTTCAGCGGTTCAATCTGTTTCCACACAAGACCGCTCTGCAGAACGTCACCGAAGGCCCGATTCAGGTAAGGCGCATCGCCAGAGCCGAAGCAAACCGACGCGGAAAGGAACTGCTTGACCGCGTGGGACTGGCGGATCTGGCCGATCGCTATCCAAACCAGCTTTCGGGAGGCCAGCAACAGCGCGTCGCCATCGCGCGTGCTTTGGCCATGGACCCGGAAGTGATGCTGTTCGACGAGCCAACATCGGCACTGGACCCCGAACTGGTCGGCGAGGTTCTCGATGTCATCAAGGACCTGGCGCGCAGTGGCATGACCATGATGCTCGTCACACACGAAATCGGGTTTGCCCGGGAAGTGGGTGACCACCTGGTTTTCATGGACCACGGGATGATTGTCGAGGAGGGCGTGCCGAAGGAGATGCTGGAGAACCCCAAGAGCACGCGCACCAAAGCGTTTCTCTCGAAGGTGCTTTGA
- a CDS encoding thiamine pyrophosphate-binding protein produces the protein MTKAGAGDLSNGHMPACETPLESANDGRFGSDVVAETLRALDIPYIALVPGSSYRGLHDSMVNHLGNTNPQMLVCLHEDAAVAIAHGYAKVTGKAMGAALHSNVGLLHGAMSIFDTWCDRMPMLIIGATGPLDAATRRPWIDWLHTSRDQGAVIRQFTKWDDVPYSPAAAREALVRAKWVSETVPKGPTYVSLDVDMQEKPLTGQVPQTAVGRLMPRPDTAGSKEAVETACQMLQNARKPVILMGRFDREQAGWDERVALAEMLGATVITDLKLGAAFPTEHPLHVGPPGTRLAPAAKEAVKAADVVLSLDWVDLGGALKQAGLGDHPEPRIIHVSRDHTIHNGWSMDHQMLPVADLFISADPAKVVPQLLEALGLNRKPYERREALPLPQATENADEFTIHDLALELRRAMADRSVSIACLPLSWNGNFWPFRDPLDYLGFNGGAGVGGGPGIAVGAALALKGSGRLPLAICGDGDFLMGHTALWTAVHYKLPLLMIVANNRCYFNDVKHQEQMAVTRGREVENKWIGQRLTEPDVDIAALGAAQGASAFGPVSKGDDLFAVFEKAIAEVEAGGVAVVDVRIASGYAGQ, from the coding sequence ATGACCAAGGCGGGTGCAGGGGATTTGAGCAACGGGCATATGCCGGCGTGTGAAACGCCATTGGAAAGCGCCAACGACGGCAGGTTCGGCAGTGACGTCGTCGCCGAGACGCTGCGCGCACTGGACATCCCCTATATCGCGCTGGTTCCGGGCTCGAGCTACCGCGGATTGCATGACAGCATGGTCAATCATCTGGGAAATACGAACCCGCAAATGCTCGTTTGCCTGCACGAAGACGCTGCGGTCGCCATCGCCCATGGCTACGCCAAGGTAACCGGCAAGGCCATGGGCGCGGCGCTCCATTCCAATGTCGGGCTCCTGCATGGGGCGATGTCGATCTTCGACACCTGGTGCGATCGCATGCCGATGCTGATCATTGGCGCCACCGGCCCACTTGATGCGGCGACCCGGCGTCCGTGGATAGACTGGCTTCACACATCACGAGATCAGGGCGCTGTTATCCGTCAATTCACCAAGTGGGACGACGTGCCCTACTCGCCGGCGGCGGCACGGGAGGCATTGGTGCGAGCCAAGTGGGTTTCCGAGACGGTTCCAAAGGGCCCCACTTATGTCAGCCTCGATGTCGACATGCAGGAGAAGCCATTGACGGGGCAGGTTCCGCAAACCGCAGTGGGACGATTGATGCCCCGGCCTGACACTGCTGGCAGCAAGGAGGCCGTTGAGACAGCTTGCCAGATGCTCCAGAACGCCCGGAAGCCAGTCATCCTCATGGGCCGTTTCGATCGCGAGCAGGCGGGATGGGATGAGCGGGTGGCGCTCGCCGAAATGTTGGGCGCAACGGTAATCACCGATCTCAAATTGGGAGCGGCTTTCCCTACTGAGCATCCGCTTCACGTGGGGCCTCCGGGAACGCGGCTGGCTCCTGCAGCCAAAGAGGCTGTGAAAGCCGCTGATGTCGTGCTCAGTCTTGACTGGGTGGACCTTGGCGGGGCTTTGAAACAGGCTGGGCTTGGGGATCATCCCGAACCTCGGATCATTCACGTATCTCGAGATCACACGATCCATAATGGCTGGAGCATGGACCACCAGATGCTGCCAGTGGCGGATCTGTTTATCTCGGCCGACCCTGCAAAGGTGGTCCCGCAGCTCCTTGAGGCACTCGGGCTGAACCGCAAGCCATACGAGCGCCGGGAAGCACTGCCTCTGCCGCAGGCAACAGAAAACGCCGACGAGTTCACCATCCACGATCTGGCGCTCGAACTCCGCCGGGCAATGGCGGACAGATCCGTCAGCATCGCCTGTCTACCGCTTTCGTGGAATGGCAATTTCTGGCCGTTCCGTGATCCCCTCGATTATCTTGGTTTCAATGGCGGCGCTGGGGTCGGAGGGGGGCCGGGCATCGCGGTGGGGGCAGCGTTGGCCCTCAAGGGGAGTGGGCGTTTGCCATTGGCCATCTGCGGCGATGGCGATTTCCTGATGGGGCATACTGCCCTGTGGACGGCTGTTCATTACAAGCTGCCGCTTCTCATGATCGTTGCCAACAATCGCTGTTACTTCAACGATGTCAAACATCAGGAACAGATGGCTGTGACGCGCGGACGGGAAGTGGAAAACAAGTGGATCGGCCAACGGCTCACCGAGCCGGATGTCGATATTGCAGCGCTCGGTGCGGCTCAGGGGGCAAGCGCCTTTGGGCCGGTTTCCAAGGGCGATGATCTTTTCGCTGTCTTCGAGAAGGCCATTGCCGAAGTCGAAGCGGGAGGCGTCGCAGTCGTGGATGTCCGTATCGCAAGCGGCTATGCAGGACAATAG
- a CDS encoding amino acid ABC transporter permease, which translates to MSVNTSETMPGDARISRNRDDTVVLNEVVPRKHPGRWIGVALLTVFVLQFVHSAVVNPNFHWNVFAKYLFAPQVLSGVGWTLILTIASMALAIVCAITLVLMRESDNPIYRGLAWVWIWFFRGTPLYTQLLFWGLVAVLFPRISLSIPFGPEIFGVPTQWVITAGVAALLGLGLNESAYLAEIFRAGFKAIDRGQTEAAQAIGMSRTKIWWRILMPQAMRTIIPPTGNETIGMLKGTSLVLAVPFTLDLMFATNAIANRLYLPVPMLMVAAFWYLVVTSILMVGQFYLERHFGKGQDYVETRHV; encoded by the coding sequence ATGTCAGTCAACACATCAGAGACAATGCCGGGGGATGCGCGCATCTCCCGGAACCGCGACGATACAGTCGTGCTCAATGAGGTGGTGCCGCGGAAACATCCCGGGCGCTGGATCGGCGTGGCACTTCTGACTGTGTTCGTTCTGCAGTTCGTCCACAGTGCCGTGGTCAACCCGAATTTTCACTGGAACGTCTTCGCGAAATACCTGTTCGCCCCACAGGTTCTGAGCGGCGTGGGCTGGACCCTGATATTGACGATCGCCTCGATGGCGCTGGCTATCGTCTGCGCCATCACCCTGGTCCTCATGCGCGAAAGCGACAACCCGATCTATCGGGGTCTGGCATGGGTGTGGATCTGGTTTTTCCGCGGTACACCGCTTTATACGCAACTCCTCTTCTGGGGTCTGGTCGCGGTTCTCTTTCCGCGGATTTCATTGTCGATCCCGTTCGGTCCGGAAATCTTCGGCGTGCCGACCCAGTGGGTTATCACCGCCGGTGTCGCGGCCCTTCTCGGTCTGGGGCTGAACGAAAGCGCATATCTGGCAGAGATCTTTCGCGCGGGATTCAAGGCGATCGACCGTGGGCAGACGGAGGCCGCGCAGGCGATAGGAATGTCGCGCACGAAAATCTGGTGGCGCATCCTGATGCCGCAGGCGATGCGGACAATCATCCCTCCGACCGGGAACGAGACCATCGGGATGCTGAAAGGCACATCACTGGTGCTTGCCGTCCCCTTCACTCTCGACCTGATGTTCGCCACCAATGCGATTGCCAACCGGCTTTATCTGCCGGTGCCGATGCTGATGGTCGCAGCATTCTGGTACCTGGTTGTCACGTCGATCCTGATGGTCGGCCAGTTCTACCTCGAACGCCATTTCGGAAAGGGGCAGGATTATGTTGAGACCCGCCATGTCTAA
- a CDS encoding LysR substrate-binding domain-containing protein — protein MNLRQIEVFRAVVTNGTTARAAEVLRISQPAVSKMIQELERTLGFPVFDRIKGRLRPTAEGQLFFREVEQAFTGLTELRSAAARIRDFGSGKLRIACLSALSTNIAPRALQQFAKRHPNIAVTLQTRTSSVARDLVASGQFDVGIVADEIDTTGIDARPFANFRVAIALPEDHPLTQKDIVRPEDLAGQRFIALSPEDTTRQEGEAAFERANITQHTVIETPFSTTICAMVAQGLGVGLVNPLTAEPYLGRGLVLRPFEPALHFRTLLIMPPNRPPSRILNDFISDLKNVIE, from the coding sequence ATGAACCTGCGTCAGATCGAGGTGTTTCGCGCTGTTGTGACAAACGGAACCACCGCCCGTGCGGCCGAGGTGTTGCGCATATCGCAGCCTGCGGTCAGCAAGATGATCCAGGAGCTGGAGAGAACGCTTGGCTTTCCGGTGTTCGACCGCATCAAGGGGCGATTGCGGCCCACTGCCGAGGGGCAGCTTTTCTTTCGCGAGGTGGAGCAGGCCTTCACGGGGCTTACCGAGTTGCGAAGTGCCGCCGCTCGCATTCGCGATTTCGGGTCGGGGAAACTTCGGATCGCCTGTCTTTCGGCGCTGTCCACCAATATTGCGCCGCGCGCTCTCCAGCAGTTTGCCAAGCGGCACCCCAATATCGCTGTGACGCTTCAGACCCGAACCTCCTCGGTCGCGCGCGATTTGGTCGCTTCTGGCCAGTTCGATGTGGGCATCGTGGCCGACGAGATCGACACCACCGGGATCGATGCGCGTCCATTCGCGAACTTCCGGGTGGCAATCGCCCTGCCTGAGGACCACCCGTTGACGCAGAAAGACATTGTTCGACCGGAGGATCTTGCGGGTCAGAGGTTCATCGCGCTTTCTCCTGAGGACACGACGCGTCAGGAGGGCGAGGCTGCCTTCGAACGCGCGAACATCACGCAGCATACGGTGATCGAGACGCCCTTCTCGACGACGATCTGCGCGATGGTTGCCCAAGGCCTCGGCGTCGGTCTGGTCAATCCGCTGACCGCCGAGCCCTATCTGGGGCGCGGGCTGGTGCTGCGGCCTTTCGAGCCCGCGCTTCATTTCCGTACACTGCTGATTATGCCGCCGAACCGCCCGCCTTCGCGGATTCTGAATGATTTCATCAGCGATCTGAAAAACGTCATCGAATAA
- a CDS encoding transporter substrate-binding domain-containing protein, whose translation MTIPIRLCSSSAAALLATTFLVAGPVSAQNFDLSGVEAVSELADRVPQEIRDRGVLIIGSDNAYAPWEYLAGPDGQTPEGIDVDLGKAIAYTLGLKYESRTAPFASILPALGTNFDIGISAFSITTERMEAVNFVSYADTQSLWVVRAGNPTGFDPAEYCGATIAIQSGSYHEKQVDKDNEACVAAGKEPIKKLPFSVQTEANTRVAVGGADATATGGGTAAYAVVQSNGALENLSPVGPMGKRGLNGIAVPKDDMELTQLIADTLNHLIESGTYKDIYAEWGVGQFAVPEALVNPDVSQ comes from the coding sequence ATGACCATTCCAATTCGACTTTGTTCGAGCTCCGCTGCCGCGCTTCTGGCAACAACATTCCTCGTTGCCGGGCCAGTATCAGCCCAGAATTTCGACCTATCCGGCGTGGAAGCCGTTTCAGAGCTTGCAGACCGTGTTCCGCAGGAGATCCGCGACCGCGGCGTCTTGATCATCGGGTCTGACAACGCCTATGCGCCGTGGGAATATCTGGCGGGCCCGGACGGCCAGACGCCAGAGGGCATCGACGTCGATCTCGGCAAGGCCATCGCCTATACACTGGGCCTGAAATATGAATCGCGCACCGCGCCTTTCGCATCGATCCTGCCGGCTCTGGGAACGAATTTCGACATCGGCATTTCGGCGTTTTCCATAACGACGGAGCGCATGGAGGCGGTCAACTTCGTTAGCTATGCGGACACCCAGAGCCTCTGGGTGGTGCGTGCGGGAAACCCCACCGGGTTCGATCCGGCCGAATATTGCGGCGCCACCATCGCCATCCAGTCGGGCAGCTACCACGAAAAACAGGTCGACAAAGACAATGAAGCCTGCGTGGCTGCCGGCAAGGAGCCGATCAAGAAACTTCCCTTCTCGGTCCAGACCGAAGCGAACACCAGGGTCGCGGTTGGTGGTGCCGACGCGACGGCGACTGGCGGTGGTACGGCTGCGTATGCTGTCGTTCAATCAAACGGTGCTCTGGAAAACCTCTCTCCAGTTGGCCCCATGGGCAAACGGGGACTCAACGGCATTGCCGTCCCCAAGGACGACATGGAACTGACCCAACTCATAGCCGACACGCTCAACCACCTGATCGAGAGCGGCACCTACAAGGATATTTACGCCGAGTGGGGTGTGGGCCAGTTCGCAGTGCCTGAAGCGCTCGTCAATCCGGATGTGAGCCAGTAA